One region of Cydia fagiglandana chromosome 17, ilCydFagi1.1, whole genome shotgun sequence genomic DNA includes:
- the LOC134672982 gene encoding uncharacterized protein LOC134672982, with the protein MNLDNLDKALHDLGMLSAITEARRDYLHESKSNYGMMRLNTRYVSNVTVGYCMKRVTNKNRLCPYVLPMRHRTKSENSDAIATDMTDSGRDYLNTLLEPSTSGCSNNDSLKCPAKRCQSLENLNISVEPQPSPDTPELDGVSTRIQKLQVDE; encoded by the coding sequence ATGAATCTGGACAACTTGGATAAGGCGCTGCACGATTTGGGCATGCTGAGCGCTATAACGGAGGCCCGGCGGGACTATTTACACGAGTCCAAATCTAATTACGGTATGATGCGACTAAACACGCGCTACGTCTCTAACGTCACCGTGGGTTATTGTATGAAGCGAGTTACCAACAAAAACAGACTGTGTCCTTACGTGTTGCCGATGCGGCATAGAACGAAGAGCGAAAACTCTGACGCGATCGCCACCGACATGACGGACAGTGGGCGCGATTACTTAAACACTCTTTTGGAGCCTTCTACGAGTGGATGCAGCAACAACGACAGTCTAAAGTGCCCCGCGAAGCGCTGCCAGTCCCTCGAAAACCTCAACATCTCTGTGGAGCCTCAGCCTAGTCCAGACACCCCGGAACTGGACGGAGTGTCAACACGCATTCAGAAGCTTCAAGTTGATGAATGA
- the LOC134672934 gene encoding sperm flagellar protein 2-like has protein sequence MAEILKEWLTERLQRQIVWKAEEFGNMMKNGHVIASVLLSYNVINEEKHYLIRPSNAPKDIDNNWEYLREWLRELEINLTSTDLANTKEGKGTALLRLFYQLFLHLDKMDRIDFIKRERKMVSNLVKKMDTRFKVDKIEEKEEPTIDFLSKPLLNEKHFIEWQRKKSEEVKETFAYLRHKYVKTLQNIEEKKTPCYYPISKPKKLTEKDKKDMEIFSKKFPCKTRPYTYKELLEMEKKAAEESKALMGSEWAQNYMENLYTRMHKKADSEEFQKQMTTALSSAMWNQTINEEETNLDTELAKKVLKLSQFEKQMCTQIMETKQQARNMFQNRVRAEKEFAEQRRKQFDQYLDNIKEQINSALDEIGFEKTRQNMLHKRLYAEKIKRKRQHYYEICYETMLSIVDYATRYAYFKKLIGDDIPEHYIHEWKILYFKQQPIFEILEPTEDVLYEPAFEEEVPPEVEEIIRLELDRQEAMNDSEFLEYHNYTGPWNLDHLIPNFDPESEERKFEYLGTRVLGHVVYTLLEIKYPYPPSRPPADLPQFTSKAILRNLPDRAITTAMQTLLDYRRIHVVRIEAAINYCLKQFKAEMVGCIDIELSFDKFLLAAQEEPEKELIKLMKTDDEIMSKGLEPLPVIGALPPNTKQTQTPKILPEEEIVFSTAADLGKYAYEGLSGGDALTDYLLAAMIVEYIKAQDDITGFVIINYPNSYRTAQILEEAFTGCAPPGEESLVDKDDIYLEEAIANHRTVEKDEYKEIRKSMLVNNPHKIETEKPFESYFTCYIQLKETEDILQELVIWDLNEENSELIERFYSVLGINYSMYYELVIEKDFLAQICKYIIGDCITASVTSYSDALFGENVLSNLNFPTSTDKRTKSKILKPEMAGGKSKDLVAKSKINQSRLISHSGLNVVKEPSSPDITQVDTLNEIVAEEAEVESENNEVVDEVTVLAGEEDWDYGKIPFSQTIGAALATCWEEVEKIYLHDMKQLFFAIRLQMNTLALYVRFIKDKMTQIITLPSNKQDLVSQFQKDYNEFESDWTTVAVTKNEWHCRVKDLQKKLYHICDERKLHAEQKRQALILDNWAMEELTAMANSYISCMQAEINRSMLSFQALHDFYYAQLKKMPPNDRLTSKELTRISYDLQDEADSTATRKSGGEDKVFRHLRTAFLDLQIKNIQIDYSNNPFNIILDNNAKFALKVIKETNDSYRSLISREYLEHAKLVSAPRKKEDSGSNILTGQTSEDIFKNNALKCIDEWTMGINGEMYRASLRILALQYKCYRDMKLFNDIIYKTFTLVQNEINTYYLNEIESVDRLCKYIQLAVEDCRRIPESLILEHDTFVIDPNLLQFSPRAPPAAARIDDYVSDMEFKVAQLERLRSQFKIVAPSGIALQQAFIYLLQDFLIFGHETCDGSLVPELWKRLDPEHVPKLVFQMFGDTAYVDWRDFLIYCANIRFPSVEELLDLRHELRCIDQDSTELIDKEGYTTTELWFERDFDILDPCEQLRKNLIKEFLFSLYETTKDMINYSALLLALCKSPNPIEGFAAALSVAVGKKVCHSYEECNEIVCHLIKEKKYRDACRACALECTNLLLDKVIAKVIDICVGTSIVEVPYDPATAAEGKKGKKAAKGSGPKLKKGEQSTSQSARQSKETNLNIASKIKVQSAVEVRNTFICPPCQEYEIPDVKEEELKVEEEQKVELPEEDPNIAYAVSQKVIWNVLEICLPWHFSLLPEERVTPYKDQVKEILERLEVETDNGDIYVVHFLEEPVICKLLHKAKKFTAVSLLEEVRNIVS, from the exons atggcTGAAATACTTAAAGAATGGCTAACGGAGAGGCTACAACGGCAGATTGTGTGGAAAGCTGAAGAATTTGGTAACATGATGAAAAACGGACACGTCATTGCAAGCGTTCTGCTCAGCTACAATGTTATAAATGAGGAGAAGCATTACCTCATCCGGCCTAGTAACGCCCCGAAAGACATCGATAACAACTGGGAATATTTACGGGAATGGTTACGTGAACTAGAAATAAATTTGACCTCAACTGATCTTGCGAATACGAAGGAAGGCAAAGGAACCGCTTTATTAAGGCTTTTCTACCAACTATTTCTTCATTTGGATAAAATGGACCGTATAGATTTTATCAAACGCGAAAGAAAAATGGTTTCCAATTTGGTGAAAAAAATGGACACCAGATTCAAAGTTGATAAGATTGAGGAAAAAGAAGAGCCTACCATCGATTTCTTGTCAAAACCTTTACTAAACGAGAAGCATTTTATTGAGTGGCAGAGAAAGAAATCCGAAGAAGTAAAAGAGACCTTTGCATACTTACGTCATAAATATGTTAAGACACTGCAGAATATAGAAGAAAAGAAGACGCCATGTTATTATCCCATATCAAAACCCAAAAAGCTTACTGAAAAAGACAAAAAAGATATGGAAATATTCTCAAAGAAATTTCCGTGTAAAACCAGACCCTATACGTACAAAGAACTTTTAGAAATGGAAAAGAAGGCTGCTGAAGAAAGTAAAGCGCTGATGGGTTCTGAATGGGCTCAAAATTACATGGAAAATCTCTATACTAGAATGCACAAAAAAGCAGACTCGGAGGAATTCCAAAAGCAAATGACAACCGCGCTCAGCAGCGCAATGTGGAACCAGACGATCAATGAAGAAGAAACTAACCTTGATACTGAACTAGCTAAGAAAGTATTGAAACTGTCGCAGTTTGAGAAACAAATGTGTACACAAATAATGGAGACTAAGCAACAAGCTCGTAATATGTTTCAAAACAGGGTCAGAGCAGAAAAAGAGTTTGCCGAGCAAAGGAGAAAACAATTTGATCAGTATCTTGACAATATCAAAGAGCAAATTAATTCGGCTCTAGACGAAATAGGTTTTGAGAAAACTCGACAAAATATGCTGCATAAGAGACTATATgcagaaaaaataaaaagaaaacgaCAACACTATTATGAGATATGTTATGAAACTATGTTATCAATTGTTGATTATGCGACCAGGTATGCTTATTTCAAGAAACTTATTGGTGATGATATTCCAGAACACTACATTCATGAGTGGAAAATACTGTATTTTAAACAACAACctatttttgaaatattagagCCCACAGAAGATGTCCTTTACGAACCTGCCTTTGAAGAGGAGGTGCCCCCAGAAGTTGAAGAAATAATAAGACTAGAATTGGACAGGCAAGAGGCAATGAACGATAGCGAATTCTTGGAGTATCATAATTATACTGGACCTTGGAATTTGGACCATTTGATTCCTAATTTTGACCCAGAGTCCGAAGAAAGAAAATTTGAATACCTCGGCACGCGTGTACTAGGTCATGTTGTGTATACATTACTGGAAATAAAGTACCCTTACCCTCCATCCAGACCTCCTGCCGATCTGCCGCAGTTTACATCTAAGGCTATATTGCGTAATCTACCTGACAGAGCTATAACCACTGCAATGCAAACATTACTGGACTATAGGCGTATACATGTAGTTCGAATCGAGGCTGCTATTAACTACTGTCTAAAACAATTTAAGGCTGAAATGGTAGGGTGCATAGATATTGAACTATCATTCGATAAATTTCTGCTTGCTGCTCAAGAAGAGCCCGAGAAAGAGCTAATCAAGTTAATGAAAACAGATGATGAAATAATGAGTAAAGGACTGGAACCTCTTCCTGTCATTGGTGCACTACCTCCTAACACTAAACAAACACAAACACCAAAGATACTACCCGAGGAAGAAATAGTATTTTCTACAGCTGCGGACTTAGGAAAATATGCGTACGAGGGTTTGAGCGGTGGTGACGCATTAACAGATTATTTGTTGGCTGCTATGATCGTGGAATATATAAAGGCCCAAGATGATATTACCGGGTTTGTTATAATAAACTACCCTAATTCATATCGAACAGCACAAATTCTAGAAGAGGCGTTTACCGGATGCGCTCCTCCAGGTGAAGAAAGCTTAGTAGATAAAGATGACATTTACTTAGAAGAAGCCATTGCAAATCATCGCACAGTTGAAAAAGATGAATATAAAGAGATACGTAAATCGATGCTTGTAAACAATCCCCATAAAATAGAGACTGAAAAACCATTTGAAAGCTACTTTACCTGTTATATCCAATTAAAAGAAACAGAAGATATTCTTCAAGAACTCGTTATTTGGGATTTAAACGAAGAAAATTCCGAGCTAATAGAAAGATTTTACTCCGTTTTAGGGATTAATTACAGCATGTACTATGAATTGGTAATCGAAAAAGATTTTTTGGCACAAATCTGCAAATACATAATAGGGGACTGTATTACTGCGTCTGTGACGTCATACTCTGATGCATTATTTGGTGAAAATGTATTAAGTAACCTTAATTTTCCGACTTCTACTGATAAAAGAACAAAATCAAAAATTCTAAAGCCCGAGATGGCAGGAGGCAAATCAAAAGATTTAGTAGCAAAGTCTAAAATTAATCAATCAAGACTAATATCACACTCTGGCCTGAACGTGGTCAAAGAACCTTCTTCTCCAGACATTACGCAAGTAGATACTTTAAATGAGATTGTAGCTGAAGAGGCTGAAGTAGAATCTGAAAATAATGAAGTAGTGGACGAAGTAACAGTTTTAGCTGGAGAGGAAGACTGGGACTACGGTAAAATACCTTTTTCACAAACAATTGGAGCAGCGTTAGCGACATGTTGGGAAGAAGTTGAGAAAATATATCTCCACGACATGAAACAGTTATTCTTTGCTATTCGCCTGCAGATGAATACTTTGGCGCTTTACGTTAGATTCATCAAAGATAAGATGACCCAAATCATCACATTACCGTCAAACAAACAGGATTTAGTAAGCCAATTTCAAAAGGATTATAATGAATTCGAAAGCGATTGGACAACCGTCGCTGTTACAAAAAATGAATGGCACTGCAGAGTGAAAGATTTACAGAAAAAACTTTACCATATTTGCGATGAAAGGAAATTACACGCGGAACAAAAAAGACAGGCCCTTATTCTGGATAATTGGGCAATGGAAGAGCTTACTGCGATGGCTAATTCGTACATCTCATGTATGCAAGcggaaataaatag GTCAATGTTATCCTTCCAAGCTCTTCATGACTTCTACTATGCTCAACTCAAAAAAATGCCACCGAACGACCGTCTAACAAGCAAAGAATTAACTAGAATAAGTTATGACCTACAGGATGAAGCCGATTCCACAGCAACCAGGAAATCCGGTGGAGAAGACAAAGTTTTCAGACATTTAAGAACAGCATTTCTTGACCTACAGATAAAAAATATCCAAATTGATTATAGTAACAAtccatttaatattattttggatAATAATGCCAAATTTGCGTTAAAAGTGATCAAAGAGACAAATGATTCTTATCGCTCTCTCATCAGTAGGGAATATCTTGAACATGCTAAGCTAGTGTCCGCTCCTAGGAAAAAAGAAGATTCAGGTTCCAACATACTGACTGGTCAGACATCAGAGGATATATTCAAGAATAATGCACTAAAATGTATTGATGAATGGACAATGGGTATTAATGGAGAAATGTACAGGGCCAGCTTACGCATACTAGCCCTCCAGTATAAATGCTACCGGGACATGAAGTTATTCAATgatataatttacaaaacatttacGCTAGTGCAAAACGAAatcaatacatattatttgaacgaAATTGAATCCGTAGATCGCCTTTGTAAATATATTCAACTAGCTGTTGAAGATTGTCGGCGAATTCCAGAAAGTCTTATTTTGGAGCATGACACATTCGTTATTGATCCTAATCTTCTGCAGTTTTCACCTAGGGCACCGCCTGCTGCTGCTCGAATTGATGACTACGTATCTGACATGGAATTTAAAGTTGCTCAATTGGAGCGTTTGAGGTCTCAATTCAAGATTGTCGCTCCATCAGGAATTGCACTACAACAGGCATTTATATATCTCTTACAAGACTTTCTAATATTTGGCCACGAAACATGTGACGGCTCACTCGTTCCAGAACTGTGGAAGCGGTTAGACCCCGAACATGTGCCAAAATTGGTATTCCAGATGTTCGGCGACACTGCTTACGTGGATTGGAGAGATTTCCTGATTTACTGTGCAAATATAAGATTTCCATCTGTAGAAGAGCTGCTCGATTTGCGCCATGAATTACGTTGTATTGATCAGGATTCGACAGAGCTTATCGACAAAGAAGGTTACACTACAACAGAACTATGGTTTGAACGAGACTTTGACATACTAGACCCATGTGAGCAACTGAGAAAGAACCTAATCAAAGAGTTCCTATTTAGCCTTTATGAAACCACAAAAGATATGATTAATTATTCAGCACTTTTGTTAGCTCTATGCAAAAGTCCCAATCCAATTGAAGGTTTCGCTGCAGCTCTATCTGTGGCAGTTGGAAAGAAGGTTTGTCACTCGTATGAAGAATGCAACGAAATCGTTTGccatttaattaaagaaaaaaaatatcgagATGCTTGTCGCGCATGCGCTTTAGAATGCACCAATCTTCTACTAGATAAAGTTATTGCCAAAGTAATTGACATATGCGTGGGCACTAGTATAGTAGAGGTGCCTTATGATCCTGCCACTGCAGCTGAAGGTAAGAAAGGTAAAAAAGCCGCAAAGGGATCAGGCCCTAAATTAAAGAAAGGTGAACAAAGTACGTCGCAAAGCGCTCGACAGTCCAAAGAAACTAACCTAAAcatagcgagtaaaatcaaagTGCAATCGGCGGTTGAAGTGCGAAACACGTTCATATGTCCACCTTGTCAAGAGTATGAGATTCCGGATGTAAAAGAAGAGGAATTAAAAGTCGAAGAGGAACAAAAGGTAGAATTGCCTGAGGAAGATCCTAACATAGCGTACGCCGTGAGCCAGAAAGTGATCTGGAATGTGCTAGAGATTTGTTTGCCTTGGCACTTCTCTCTGCTTCCTGAAGAAAGGGTAACTCCATACAAGGATCAAGTGAAGGAAATTTTGGAGCGGCTCGAAGTGGAGACGGACAATGGAGACATCTACGTCGTCCATTTCCTCGAAGAACCGGTCATTTGCAAATTATTGCATAAAGCGAAAAAATTCACAGCTGTAAGTTTGCTGGAAGAAGTCCGTAACATAGTATCGTAA